ATTCCTTTTTCTCCGACGAGATGTTCTTGGCCAAGTACTTCATCGATTGTTTTTGGTCGCATGCGAAAACTTAATGGTTCATTTGACATTAGATTTTTCACCAACTTTTTCGTTATAATTATAATCATAACATAAGAGATATGACTAAGAGGTGATGACGTGAAGATATCAACTAAAGGGCGCTACGGATTATATTTTATGAACGTCCTCGCATCTGAATATGGAGTTAAAAAGCGTTCAGTGAAATCTGTCGCGACTGAAAGAGGAATAAGCGACTTATATTTAGAACAAATCGTCGCGTGTCTAAAAAAAGCAGATTTAGTAAAAAGTACGCGCGGAGCGTACGGTGGTTATGAGTTAAATTATCCGCCAGATGAAATTACAGTGCTCGACGTATTCCAAGCTGTCGGCGAAAATATAATCGCAATAGAGTTAGACGATAAAGACACAAAAAACGAGAGATTCTTATGGAAAAGAATACGAGATGCGTCACACGACGTGCTGCGTCATACGACGTTACATGATCTTGAGAATCAATCAGACGAGTTTGATGATTATATGTTCTATATTTAAACACCTCCCAATTTGAGGTGCACCCCTAAAGTTGGACACTAAAATCCAACTTTAGGGGTGTTTTTGTATGAAGTATAAAAAGCATAGCTTTGAATTTAAGGTAAAAGTAGTTAATGAATATTTAAATGAAGCAGGAGGATATAAATTTTTAGGTGAAAAGCATAATGTGGATAGATTGCTTGTTCAAACATGGGTAAAACAATACAACACATATGGCTATCAGGGCCTCACTAAATCTCTAAGTAATACTCAATATACTAGTGAATTTAAGCGAGCTGTTTTAAAATATAGAGAAGAAAATCAATTGTCTTATAGAGAAACAGCGGAACACTTTGGTATCAAGCATTTTTCAACAATCGCTAACTGGAATCGCAAGATTCAAGAAGGTGGCCCAGCTGCTCTAGAGGGCAAACAAGGGAGACCAATAAAACATATGCCTAATAAAGAAAATAACCAAAAACAAGTATCGAAGAGTGAACCACTGAATGAAACAGAACGCGAAGAGTTAGAACGTCTAAGAGAAGAACTAAGAATGAAAGAACTGGAAAATATCATTCTAAAAAAGTTAAATGCCTTACCGACAGATCCAACAGACAAAAAACGAAAGTAGCGCTTGAGGTAAGGCAAGAAACGACTTATACACTAAAAGAGATTTTAACAGTGTTGAAGCTACCGAAGTCTGTATATTACTACTGGATAAAACATATGGATGATCAGAAACAAAAAGATCGATGGCTAGTAAATAAAATTAAAGAAATTGTATCAAAACATAAAGGTAGATATGGTTACAGAAGAATCAAAGCGATACTCGAAAACAGAGAACAAATTGTGGTGAATCATAAGCGCTTGTTACGCATTATGAAAACCTATAATTTACTATGTCAAAAATTCAAAAACAAATCGAGAACACGTTACAGTTCATATAAAGGACAAGTTGGAAAAGTCGCTCCAAATAAGGTAAAGCGTAACTTTAAGCCGAAAACATTTAATCAACTATGGGTCACAGATGTCACAGAGTTTGCGTTACCTATCAAAGGCAAGAAACTATATTTATCAACGATTATGGATTGTTATAACTCTGAAGTGATTGCCTATCAATTAAGTCGTTCACCAAACCTAGCAATCGCTATAAATCCTTTAAATAAAGCACTTGAGGAACACCAACACAATCTAAACCAATTAGTTGTTCACTCGGATCAAGGATTTCATTATCAGCATAGTAGTTGGGGAAATACCATAACAGAATATGGTGCAACAATGAGTATGTCACGTAAAGGAAACTGTTTAGATAATTCACCGATGGAGAACTTCTTTGGCTTATTAAAGCAGGAAATGTTTTATGGAGAAGTATTCAAGACATATGAAGCATTAGAGATCGCAGTACATGAATATATTAGATACTATAATAAAGATAGAATTAAGCTAAAATTAAAAGGCATGTCTCCTGAAGAATTCAGGAAACATACCTTACAATCTGCATAATTCCAAAAGTCCAACTTTTGGGTAGCACATCAATTTGGGAGGTGTTTTCACATTCGACCACTTTTAAATATCGTAAATATTAGCCAAGAGAACATCGCAACTGCGAGTATCGTACCGAGTTCTATCACCGGGAATTTGTAGAGTATCGACCCTTGACCAAGTAGTGAAGATCCGACAATGATTCCGGCCATTAATATAGAGAGTGACATTAAGACGATTGAAAAAGAAATTCTATTAATCGTTCGGTCTAAATGTCTTCCGATACTTTTTTCTTCCTTAAGTTCTAGACTGATCGGCAATCGTCTCGTACTTAAACCTTTCGTAAATTGATGGATGTTTGTTACAGAATCTTCAACGATATCTGTTAACAGAATCCAGTCTTCAAACTTATCTTCCGCAACGCGTTTAGGGTTTAATCTTTTAAGTAATAACTTTTTACCAAACGGTTCAGCGACAGATAATATGCTGTAGTCTTTATATAAAATTTCAATGTTACCTTCTAACGTAATTAACGTTTTAGCAAGTAATGTAAAGTCTTTTGGTAAATGGATATGGTATTTATTTGTAATTGTAAATAAGTCTCTAACTGCATCTCCAAATTCTAAATCTTTCAGTGGAATATCATAATACTTATCTTGCATAAGCTCTGCTTCTTCGTATAAGTCATCTATATTTACGTCATCTGGTACAACGCCCATTTGTATAATTGAACGTACAACTTTTTTAGAGTTTTTTTGCATTAAACCAATAAGTAGG
Above is a genomic segment from Nosocomiicoccus massiliensis containing:
- a CDS encoding RrF2 family transcriptional regulator; this translates as MKISTKGRYGLYFMNVLASEYGVKKRSVKSVATERGISDLYLEQIVACLKKADLVKSTRGAYGGYELNYPPDEITVLDVFQAVGENIIAIELDDKDTKNERFLWKRIRDASHDVLRHTTLHDLENQSDEFDDYMFYI
- a CDS encoding helix-turn-helix domain-containing protein; its protein translation is MKYKKHSFEFKVKVVNEYLNEAGGYKFLGEKHNVDRLLVQTWVKQYNTYGYQGLTKSLSNTQYTSEFKRAVLKYREENQLSYRETAEHFGIKHFSTIANWNRKIQEGGPAALEGKQGRPIKHMPNKENNQKQVSKSEPLNETEREELERLREELRMKELENIILKKLNALPTDPTDKKRK